From Actinoplanes oblitus, a single genomic window includes:
- a CDS encoding peptidoglycan-binding domain-containing protein has translation MLAFAVPAAVTLAAAPASAAPASAARPTCTTFTENAGALLPSAANHNIDCGLRRGDRGDGVKQLQRTLVDCYKADIAKDGFFGAGTEQALRSAQAKANTKADGIYGPKTRRAINHPFAGDSPCGRVS, from the coding sequence ATGCTCGCGTTCGCCGTTCCGGCAGCCGTTACCCTCGCGGCCGCTCCGGCCTCGGCCGCTCCGGCCTCGGCCGCCCGGCCGACCTGCACCACCTTCACCGAGAACGCGGGAGCCTTGCTGCCCTCGGCCGCCAACCACAACATCGACTGCGGCCTGCGCCGCGGTGACCGCGGCGACGGCGTCAAGCAGCTTCAGCGAACACTGGTGGACTGCTACAAGGCGGACATCGCCAAGGACGGCTTCTTCGGCGCAGGCACCGAACAAGCGCTGCGCAGCGCCCAGGCCAAGGCCAACACCAAGGCCGACGGCATCTACGGACCCAAAACCCGGCGCGCCATCAACCACCCCTTCGCCGGCGACTCCCCCTGCGGACGCGTGAGCTGA
- a CDS encoding cyclase family protein yields the protein MIDSQYRAVFDATVTFSNGGGLKADGFRVDLPGPEVTERQVGELFLASLGLLLTDTVEIANLRVVAEAHRGTRGGPSATGPAPEASAWRYVDLSHVVQAGMTTYPGLPGPEITPHLSRARSRETYAPGTEFTIDRISMVGNTGTYVDSPFHRYPDGTDLAGLPLESLAGLPAVVVRTAGTGVRGVGVGALAAHDVAGRAVLLHTGGDAGFGTADYARRAPYLTEDGARWLVEHGARLVGIDAVNIDDIEPDPSSGAVPGARPAHTLLLAAGIPIVEHLTGLGQVPPHGARFTAVPPRVAGFGTFPVRAYAAVPDHGE from the coding sequence ATGATCGATTCGCAGTACCGCGCGGTGTTCGACGCGACAGTGACCTTCAGCAACGGCGGCGGCCTGAAAGCCGACGGCTTCCGGGTCGACCTGCCCGGCCCGGAGGTGACCGAGCGGCAGGTCGGCGAACTCTTCCTGGCCTCGCTGGGCCTGCTGCTGACCGACACCGTCGAGATCGCGAACCTGCGGGTGGTCGCCGAGGCGCACCGCGGCACCCGTGGCGGTCCCAGCGCCACCGGCCCCGCCCCCGAGGCCTCCGCCTGGCGGTACGTCGATCTCAGCCACGTCGTCCAGGCCGGCATGACCACCTATCCGGGACTGCCCGGACCGGAGATCACCCCGCATCTGAGCCGGGCCCGGTCACGCGAGACGTACGCGCCCGGCACGGAGTTCACCATCGACCGGATCAGCATGGTCGGCAACACCGGCACCTACGTCGACAGCCCGTTCCACCGCTATCCGGACGGCACCGACCTGGCCGGCCTGCCGCTGGAGAGCCTCGCCGGCCTGCCGGCCGTGGTGGTGCGCACCGCCGGCACCGGGGTGCGGGGTGTCGGCGTCGGCGCGCTGGCCGCCCACGACGTCGCCGGCCGTGCCGTGCTGCTGCACACCGGTGGCGACGCCGGCTTCGGGACGGCCGACTACGCGCGCCGGGCGCCGTACCTCACCGAGGACGGCGCGCGCTGGCTGGTCGAGCACGGCGCCCGCCTGGTCGGCATCGACGCGGTCAACATCGACGACATCGAGCCCGACCCGTCGTCGGGTGCCGTGCCGGGTGCCCGGCCCGCGCACACGCTGCTGCTGGCCGCCGGCATCCCGATCGTCGAGCACCTCACCGGCCTCGGCCAGGTCCCGCCGCACGGTGCCCGGTTCACCGCGGTCCCGCCGCGCGTCGCCGGTTTCGGCACCTTCCCGGTGCGTGCCTACGCCGCCGTCCCCGACCACGGGGAGTGA
- a CDS encoding LysR family transcriptional regulator, with protein MHLSPYRMLVLRAVAEAGGVTAAAARLHLAPSGVSQHLAALERESGLVLLDRSRRGGQRPATLTAAGRQLAAHADRLAEVLADAAADALAMSHRLAGEVRVGAFPTAIRRLVVPAVLALHETTPGLRVAVHELHETTAVAALHAGDLDIVLVEDEANALRPPPPGLLAHRLLDDPYRLAVPLAWPVPGDVGDLADRPWVDGPAGSAVRGVLDRLRAATGLPLRGAHTCLEFPAALALVDAGLAVALVPDLALPRTPEPATQVVRLPGLGARTISAYAQRTRRLAPLLGAVLDALRTAAEPG; from the coding sequence ATGCACCTGTCGCCGTACCGCATGCTCGTCCTGCGTGCCGTCGCCGAGGCCGGTGGGGTCACCGCCGCCGCCGCGCGGCTGCACCTGGCGCCGTCCGGGGTGTCGCAGCACCTCGCCGCGCTGGAACGGGAGAGCGGCCTGGTCCTGCTGGACCGGTCCCGGCGCGGCGGGCAACGCCCGGCCACGCTCACCGCCGCCGGCCGGCAGCTGGCCGCGCACGCCGACCGGCTCGCCGAGGTGCTGGCCGACGCCGCCGCCGACGCCCTGGCGATGAGTCATCGCCTGGCGGGTGAGGTACGCGTCGGCGCCTTCCCCACCGCCATCCGCCGGCTGGTCGTCCCGGCCGTTCTCGCGCTCCACGAGACCACCCCCGGCCTGCGCGTGGCGGTGCACGAACTCCACGAGACCACCGCCGTCGCCGCCCTGCACGCCGGCGACCTCGACATCGTGCTCGTCGAGGACGAGGCCAACGCGCTGCGACCGCCACCGCCCGGCCTGCTGGCACACCGGCTGCTCGACGACCCCTACCGGCTCGCCGTGCCGCTGGCCTGGCCGGTTCCCGGCGACGTCGGCGACCTGGCGGACCGGCCGTGGGTCGACGGCCCGGCCGGCTCCGCCGTCCGCGGCGTCCTCGACCGGTTGCGCGCCGCCACCGGACTGCCGCTGCGCGGCGCGCACACCTGCCTGGAGTTCCCCGCCGCGCTCGCCCTGGTCGACGCCGGCCTCGCCGTGGCGCTGGTCCCCGACCTCGCCCTGCCCCGCACGCCCGAACCGGCCACCCAGGTGGTCCGCCTGCCCGGCCTCGGCGCCCGCACGATCAGCGCCTACGCCCAGCGCACCCGGCGGCTCGCCCCGCTGCTCGGCGCGGTCCTCGACGCCCTGCGCACCGCCGCCGAGCCGGGCTAG
- a CDS encoding CBU_0592 family membrane protein, with product MYLADLLGWAGAGALLLGHALVTRDPGQAAGWLFPLLNLAGSAGLAASGVVHAAWPSAVLNLLWLVLGITALRRLRPGGDRHCRADEA from the coding sequence ATGTATCTCGCCGACCTGCTCGGCTGGGCCGGTGCCGGCGCCCTGCTGCTCGGGCACGCCCTGGTGACCCGCGACCCGGGGCAGGCGGCCGGGTGGCTCTTCCCGCTGCTCAACCTGGCCGGCTCGGCCGGGCTCGCGGCCAGCGGCGTGGTCCACGCCGCCTGGCCCTCGGCGGTGCTGAACCTGCTCTGGCTGGTCCTCGGCATCACCGCGTTGCGCCGGCTGCGCCCGGGTGGCGACCGGCACTGCCGCGCTGACGAGGCGTAG